A genomic window from Strix uralensis isolate ZFMK-TIS-50842 chromosome 20, bStrUra1, whole genome shotgun sequence includes:
- the LOC141952545 gene encoding DNA-directed RNA polymerase II subunit RPB11-a isoform X2, whose product MNAPPAFESFLLFEGEKKVAINKDTKVPNACLFTINKEDHTLGNIIKSQLLKDPQVLFAGYKVPHPLEHKIIIRVQTTPDYSPQEAFTNAITDLISELSLLEERFRVAIKDKQEGVE is encoded by the exons ATGAACGCGCCGCCGGCCTTCGAGTCCTTCCTCCTCTTCGAGGGCGAGAAGAA GGTCGCCATCAACAAGGACACGAAGGTGCCCAATGCCTGTCTGTTCACCATCAACAAGGAGGACCACACTCTGGGGAACATCATCAAGTC GCAGTTACTGAAAGACCCCCAGGTGTTATTTGCAGGGTACAAGGTTCCACACCCATTGGAACACAAAATTATCATCCGTGTCCAAACCACCCCTGATTACAGCCCCCAGGAAGCTTTCACCAACGCCATCACGGATTTGATCAGTGAGCTCTCCCTCCTGGAAGAGAGGTTCAGA GTTGCTATTAAAGACAAACAAGAAGGAGTGGAGTAA
- the LOC141952545 gene encoding DNA-directed RNA polymerase II subunit RPB11-a isoform X1, with product MNAPPAFESFLLFEGEKKVAINKDTKVPNACLFTINKEDHTLGNIIKSKLSDVVIDVTSGQSNSAFQKQLLKDPQVLFAGYKVPHPLEHKIIIRVQTTPDYSPQEAFTNAITDLISELSLLEERFRVAIKDKQEGVE from the exons ATGAACGCGCCGCCGGCCTTCGAGTCCTTCCTCCTCTTCGAGGGCGAGAAGAA GGTCGCCATCAACAAGGACACGAAGGTGCCCAATGCCTGTCTGTTCACCATCAACAAGGAGGACCACACTCTGGGGAACATCATCAAGTC aaagCTTAGTGACGTTGTGATAGATGTCACATCTGGCCAAAGCAACTCTGCCTTTCAAAA GCAGTTACTGAAAGACCCCCAGGTGTTATTTGCAGGGTACAAGGTTCCACACCCATTGGAACACAAAATTATCATCCGTGTCCAAACCACCCCTGATTACAGCCCCCAGGAAGCTTTCACCAACGCCATCACGGATTTGATCAGTGAGCTCTCCCTCCTGGAAGAGAGGTTCAGA GTTGCTATTAAAGACAAACAAGAAGGAGTGGAGTAA